The genomic region GTTCAGCGTGCCGGTCGCATTTGCCTCGTGACTTGGGCGCGGGGCGGCAACTGAACGCGGAACGCTCGGAATTGCGCCAAGGTGAACAACCGCATCCGTGCCGTCACACAACGAAGCCAACAAATCGTTGTCAAGGATACTTCCCTCGTAGAACGATACGGTCAGCCCGTCAAGATTGCTGCGATAGCCAGTGCTCAGATCGTCGATCACGACAACTTCAGTCTCCGGCTGAGTGCGATTAAAGTGCGCAACGAGATTTGACCCGATGAAGCCGGCACCGCCGGTAATAAGAACTCGCATGTTTGGTATTAACTCCATCTTGATAAGCAGTTTCCGTCAACGACGACCAAAACGTCAGTAGTTAGGCGTCGCGGCTTCCGGTGAATTTGGTGGCGGTAGCTTCGCCTGGCGCGGAGATACCCTCACGCACAAGAACCGTCCGAATCGTGGCAAAGAAGATCTTAGTGTCGAGCCAAAAGCTGCGTTTGTCGACGTACTCTACGTCGAGCCGGAACTTCTCTTCCCAGCTCATCGCGTTGCGTCCGCTGACTTGAGCTAAGCCCGTCATCCCAGGGCGAACCTCGTGGCGGCGGGCCTGCTCCGGGGAATACACCTTGAGGTATTCAACAAGAAGCGGACGAGGGCCGATCATACTCATGTCACCCTTCACGACGTTCCAAAGCGTCGGAAGCTCGTCAAGGCTTGTGGATCGGAGGGCCGTCCCGAAAGGAGTAAGACGGTCTTCGTCACTCACCACTCCTGCTGCCTCATCGATATCACGCATGGTTCTGAACTTATAGAGGGTAAAGACCTTGCCGCCGAGGCCAGGGCGCTGCTGACGAAACAGAACGGGAGACCCAAGCTTTCGACGCACAAGAACTCCCACTACAGCCTGGATAGGTAGGGTCACAATCAGCAAAAGCAGTCCGAGAAGAACGTCAGCTGGACGCTTAATCATGTCGTAGGTGCGTCGATTCGAAGCCATACTTACCCGCGCTCGCCAAGGAACTGCTGGATGCTGGTCAAGACACGACCAAATTGTTCTTCCGAAAGCACAGAGCCACTCGGTAGGGTCAAACCGGTGTCGAAGAATCGCTCCGAAACTCCATTGGTGAGGGAGGGGGCCCCCACAAAAATGGGTTGCAGATGCATCGGTTTCCAGAGCGGTCTGCTCTCTATATCGGCCAGGGTCAGATGCGCAGAGAGTTCGGACGCAGCCCATCCGGCCTCGGCCTCATCAACAAGGATGCTCGTCAACCAGTAGTTGTCGTCAGCATCATCGCCTTCGCGGGCAGCCCCAAAAATGGTCACCCCAGGAACCGAAGAAAAAGCATCACGGTACAGCGACCGCCAGCGGGCACGTTTGGCCATCATTGAATCAAGTCGACTCAGTTGAGCCCGACCAAGGGCAGCAAGAAGGTTAGAGAGTCGGTAGTTGTAACCGATATCGGTGTGTTCGTAATGGGCAACGGGTTGGCGTGCCTGCGTCGAAAGGTAGCGTGCCCGGTCAGCAAGCTCCTGTGAGTTTGACAACAACATTCCTCCACCTGACGAGGTGATGATTTTATTGCCGTTGAAGGAGACAGCGGAGGCGGTGCCAAATGAACCAGCCTGCCGCCCCCCGTGCGAAGCACCAAGCGACTCTGCTGCATCCGCGACAAGAGGAACGCCGTACTTTGCCGCGATATCGCTGAGTCGCGTGTAGTCGACGGCTTTGCCAAGAAGATCGACAGGGAGCAACGCCCCCACTCGCTTACCTTCACGGGTGAGCGATTCAAGCGCCTGTTCGACAAGGTCGGGATCAATGTTGCCAGTCAGCGGGTCGGAGTCAACAAAATATGGTTGAGCACCCGTGTACGTGATGGAATTCGCCGTTGCTGCGAAGGTCATCGTTGAGGTTATGACGATGTCGCCCGGCTGGACGCCGACCCCAAGAAGCGCGAGATGCAGCGCCGCTGTTCCTGAGCTCAAGGCGACTCCGTGTGCCACGCCAACACGCTCCGCGAGTTCCGATTCAAAAGCGTTAAGGTCCGGCCCGACGGGCGCTATCCATCCCGACCGAAACGCGTTGATCAGGTAGTTTTCTTCGAGTTCGCCAACGTCAGGCGATGACAGCAGAATTCGGTCGGTCACTAGTGTGCGCCTCCTGTGAAGTGGGCGATATCTTCTGGAGTAAATCCGCAGCGTTCAAGCCAACGGTCGTGGTCAAGACCTTTCGGCGCGAGAGTGTCAACAGAAGCATGGGAGATCTTCGGGTGAAACGGTCGGGCATCTTGTTCGCCCTCTCCGATAAGTTCCTCGTGGAGCTTTTCGCCAGGGCGAAGGCCGGTGAAGACGATTCCGACGTCTTTGCCTGAGCGGGCAATCATACGCTCGGCAATATCGAGGATCCGCACCGGCTCACCCATATCTAGGATTAGCACCTCAGCCGGACGACCGATTCCACCTGCCTGAACAACGAGTTGGCAGGCTTCTGCAATGGTCATAAAGAAACGAGTGACGTCGGGGTGAGTCACGGTGAGCGGCCCGCCAGCTTCAATGAGCGAAGTAAACGTCGGGAGCATAGACCCACGGCTACCAATAACATTTCCGAAGCGAACTGAAAGATATGTTCTGCCGGTGTCTTCCGCGGCCCAAGCGGTGAGTTTCTCAGCAACCCGCTTCGAGTGCCCAAGAACGCTCGTCGGGTTTGCAGCCTTGTCGGTTGAAATATTCACAAACGTGTTCACTCCAACGGCGCGTGCCGCGTTGAGCACGTTCAGCGTACCCAACACATTGGTTTTCCATGCTTCGTCGGGATACTGCTCGAGCATCGGTAGGTGTTTCAGTGCGGCAGCGTGAAATACGACCTCGGGTTTACGGCTTTCAAAGATGGTGTTCAACGTTTCAGCGTCACGGATATCCGCGAGAACAACATCGCGGGTATCGAGCAGTCCATGGCCTTGGATTGAAATCTGCGCAGATTGCAGACCGGTCTCGTCCCGATCGAGCATGATTAGTTCAGACGGCCCGAACCGCGAAATCTGCCGACAGAGTTCTGAACCAATCGACCCGCCTGCTCCCGTTACTAGCACGCGCTTACCCACAAGATAGCCGGCGATCGAGTCAATCTGAGTATCAACGGGATGACGCCCGATGAGGTCTTCAATCGATACGTCGCGGAGATCAGAGAGGCCGGATGCACCACCAACAATAGTTTCAAACGTGGGAAGGACCATGACGCGCAAGTCAAGCGCGTCTGCGGCATCAGATACGTCGCGGATGAGTCGCGCGTCGGCACGTGCAACCGCAACAATAAGCGTGGTTGAACGCGTCTCTGCCACGATTCGAGCGAGCTCTTCTCGGTTGCCAAGCACCTGCACCCCGTGCAAGCGGACGTTACGCTTGCTCGGGTCATCGTCAATCATGCCGACGGCTATGTAACGAGAGTCAGGATCGTGTTTCATACGAGGCAGCAAATGGTTCGCAAGGAAGCCAGCCCCAAGAATAAGGGTGCGCTCCCGTTCCTGCTTTTTCGCCCCCGTACGTTCGTGCATGAGCCGCTGAGCATATCGCGCAAGGCACATCAGCAAGAACGCGACTGGCGCTGCAATCGGCACGATACTCCGTGGCACAACAAGCAGGGTCGTGCCGGTAATGAGCAGAGGTAGCCACGCGATAACGGCCGTAGAAACTGTCGAAATGGCAACAGACTTGACTTCGTCAAGGCTTCCCGTTGAATATCGCTTGCGATAGATGTGAGTAGACCAGCCGGCTCCCAGCTGCACGACTGAGACGAAAACCCAGAACCCAAGTACGCTCCACCAGTGAATACGCCCAAAGTCATTGTCGTAGCGCAGAATTGAGGCAAGCGATAGGGCAATTCCCCAAGCGACAACATCAACGGGGTACTGAACGGCCAAACGAGAGAGAGAAGGCCCAACGCTTGGGATCGGACTGGTGCGTGTGGTCTGTGACATTACTTAATCAACTATCCAGGGGTTGGTCTTTCGGACTGGTGCTGCTCACGTTCGAACCGATGCGAACTCACGCAATACCATTCGAGTCTATCCGTATTCTGTTCTCGATCAGTCTCACCACAGACGGATTGCGAAATTTACCACCGATCTGTGCTTTTATACTGCAAAACACACCATGTATGCGTGGATTGAATGCTCAAATTTCATCAAACAGGAGAGGTCATCTTCGATTCCATAGCTTGCCCATAGGCCGGGGCAAGGCTACTCATACTGACGCTCTCTAGCGTGTGAATTGCGGGCGCCGTTGCGCCGCGTTTTCGCTCAAGAGAAAGTCACCCCATGTATTTCAGGTATCTTCGCCGGGAACTCGCTGGCCGCCGCAAGCAGTCCTTCATCGTGGCCGCAGGGATGGCCCTCGCTGTTGCCCTCGTCATCATCGTTAACTCGGTATCCAGCGGCATGAGCAACGCGCAGGCATCCGTACTCCAGGGAATCTACGGGGTCGGAACCGACATCACCGTGAGCCAGACCCCAACCGCGCCGGGGGAAGGCGAAGACGGTGAGCGAGGTGGCGGGCCACAGATGTTCAACTTTGGGGCGGAGGATGGCGCAACAACCGACGGCACCACAACGGTCAACCAGTCGCGGCTTGAGGCAGAACGAGGCACAAGCACCATGGATGCTGCAGCGCTGGCATCCATCGCCGAGGTAGAGAATGTGAGCGCAGCAACCGGCACCCTCTCGCTCACCAACACCACGTTTGACGGCGAGCTGCCCGATATGAGTCAGATGCAACAAAACTCGGAAGACAATACGGGTGGCGACATGCAGGGAACCCGGCCACAGGGTGGCCCTGACGGAAGCGGCGGCAGCGCGTTCAGCGTTGACGCGTTCACCGTACTTGGCCTCGACCCAAGCAGCACAGACATAGGCCCCGCCACTGCCCTCGAGGTCACCGACGGCCGCATGCTGAGCGCTGACGACAACGGCAAGGATGTTGTCGTCCTCGACTCCGGCTACGCCACGACCGAAGAGCTATCGGTTGGCGACACGAATGACATCGCTGGCACCTCCTTCGAGATCGTTGGCGTAGTGACCTCTACGACCGGAAGCGATTCCGCCTCAAACACATACATTCCCCTCGACACCGCACAAACGCTTTCCGGCCTCGACGACCAGATCAGCAGCGTCTCCGTTCAGGCGAGTTCGTCCACCGCGATCAGCCAGGTCAAAGCAGACATCGAAGCGGCCCTCCCAGAAACAACCGTCAACACCCAGGCGGATCTTGCCTCGACCGTGAGCGGATCGCTCGCATCCGCCTCATCGATGCTGAGTACGCTCGGTTTCTGGCTTGCTGTGCTCGTGCTCGGTGCTGCGTTTCTCATCAGCGCGCTCTTCACCATTTCCAATGTGACCCGTCGCACCCGCGAGTTTGGAACGCTCAAAGCCATCGGCTGGTCAAACGGTCGCATCGTCAAACAGGTTGCGGGCGAATCCACCGTGCAAGCCGGAATCGGCGCAATCGCCGGCGTCGTCGTTGCCGTGCTTGGCGTGGTAATCATCAACCTCATCGGGCCAACCCTCTCGGCGACAACCGCGTCGACGACTGGTCCAGAAGGAATGAGCGGCGGTCCAGGTGGTGGCATGGGTGGCGTGATGGATGCCGCCTCCAGCGCAATCGACCTGACCCTTCAGGCACCGCTCTCCGTCACAATCATCGTTGTTGCCATCGCCCTCGCCCTCCTCGGCGGCGTGATCTCCGGCGCTGCGGGAGGCTGGCGTGCCGCAAAGCTTCGCCCAGCTGAGGCGCTTCGCTCCATGGCGTAGGCCAACCCACCCATCAGATCATTTAGCTGCTAAGGAACCTTATGTACACGCTCAGCAATGTCAGCAAGTCATACACCCAGAAAGGCCGAAACATCCAGGCCCTCGACGGGGTCACCATCGAAATTCCCTCGGGTCAACTCGTCGCAATTCAGGGCCCAACGGGAGGCGGAAAGTCGACGTTCTTGCAGATGCTTGGTGCCCTCGACCGCCCAACAAGTGGAACCGTCACCCTCGATGAGTGGGAGCTGTCGAATCTCTCTGATGCCAAACTCACCGAAATCCGCGCGCAGAAGATCGGCTTCATTTTCCAGGGATTCAACCTCATCCCGACGCTCACCGCACTTGAAAATGTAGAGACGGCTCTCGAACCGCTGCAGGTCTCTGCAGAGGAACGACGACAGCGCTCCGCTGATGCTTTGGCAAGCGTTGGGCTTGGCGAGCGGATGCAGCACCTGCCGGCCGAGCTCTCCGGCGGTCAACAACAGCGAGTTGCGATCGCTCGTGCCCTCGTGAAGAACCCGTCGGTGCTGCTTGCCGACGAGCCAACCGGCAACCTCGATGAGGACACCCGCGACGACATCATGGCGCTTATCGAGGGTCTGTGGAAGGAACACAACCTCACGGTTATCCTCGTCACGCACGACACGTGGGTTGCCCAACGCGCCCAGCGCAGGTTGCACCTGAAAAACGGCAAGGTTAAGGAGCTTTCAGCGGCCGCGGTCTAGTTCGCGACGGGGCCGACCAACCGACGGGGTTCGTGCCACCCGGCGGGACCAGCCACCCGATGGGTTAGTACCACCCAACGGGTAGGCCGGCCCTGACTCCTCGGCCAGCGCTCACACGTCGGTCAGCACGAACTCTCCGGCCGGCGCTCACGCGTCGGTTGGCGCTAGCTCGTCGACAGGCAGCGACTCGTCGAGGTCGGCCACCGACGGACGGCGGGGCAGGAACGTGGCCGCAACGCTCGCGCCGAGCATCGTGATAGCCATGATGATCATGGTCGGTTCGAAGGCATCGCGGAACGCTGCAGAGCTCGCCTCGACGGCATCCGCCTGCGACCTGATGGACGCGGCGCTCTCGGCCATCGAAGAATCGAAGTAGCCGAAGAAGATCGTGCCGATAACGGCAACACCGATTGCGGCTGCGAGTTGGTTCACCGTGTTGAACAGCCCGGAAGCATTGCCCGCAAAACGCAGCGGAACCTCTGAGAGCACAAACAGGCCGATCGCCGAGACGACCATTCCGAATCCGGCTCCGGCAACAACAAGCCCGGGAAGCAGTTCGAGCCAGGTTGTTGCGGTGCCGTGCGTGTTGCCTGCCCAGACCAGCAGCAAGAAGCCTGCGGAAAGGATGACCGGTGCGATTTGCAGAACCGCGCGGCCGATGAGCTTCACGAACACCGTCGCCGACAGCGCCGCGAAGATCGGCACCGTGAGCGAGAACGGGATCATGGCAAGCCCGGCATCGAGGATGGTGAACCCGAGCCCAAGCTGCAGGTACAGCGTTTGGATCAGGAAGAAACCGCTCATCGGGATGAAGAAGAGAGCAAGCATCGCGAGACCCATCGCAAACGAACGAGTGCGGAAGAGCGACAGGTTGATCAGCGGTGAACCACCGCGGCGTTCCTTGCGCGATTGGATGATGAGGAACGCAACAAACAGCGCAAGCCCAAGGGCGATCGAGACGAAGGTCCAGGTTGGCCAGTCTTCTTCGCGGCCCATTGTGAGTGGGTAGAGCACCGCGATGAGTGCAACCCCGAGCATGATGACGCCAATAACGTCGAGACGGTGGCGCTCAGGCGCGCGAGACTCCGGGATGAGTTTGAAGGCCGCGACGATGGCGATGAGCCCGACCGGGATGTTCACAAAGAAAATGCTGCGCCAGCCCCAGCCGAAGAGGTCGGCCTCGGTAAGCAGAGCCCCGACGATGGGACCGGAAACCGCCGCGATGCCGGCCAGCGCGGAGAATCCGGCAACGGCACCAGCGCGTTCGGATGGCTTGTACATAACCTGGATGCTCGCGAGCACCTGGGGAATCATGGCTGCCGCTGCAAAGCCCTGCAGGCCACGAGAAACGATCAGCATTTCGGGGTTGACCGCAAGACCACAGAGCGCCGAGAAGACCGTAAACCCGATCAGGCCCCCGATGAAGAGCTTCTTGCGCCCGTACAGGTCGCCCATGCGGGCGCCGGTAATGAGCGCGATAGCAAAGGCGAGCGTGTAGGAGGCAACCATCCACTGCAGTTCTGCGCCCTGAGCGTCGAGCGAAAGCTCGATCTCTGGAAGCGCAACGTTCACGATTGTGGCGTCGAGCAGTTCCATGAACGATGCAAGGAACAGCGTGTAGAGGGCGAGCTTTCGTGCTGGCCCACTGTGTTGGGAGGCCGATGTTGCAGGAGTTGAGAGTGATGACATGAGTCGGGCCTCCTTGGCCCGGCGGCGAATTTACACGCGGTGAATAGACAGCGCACACACCCGGCCGTGTGCGCAAATAGGGGGATGCCGAAACCGGCATAGGTCAAGTCTTCAGACTAGCTGTGACCTCTGACAGTGTAACTTTGTCAGCCCGCTACTCAGGCGCACACACGCACTCGTTCGACTAGTCCTGGTGACTAAACGCCGCGTCGAAGGACCCCTCTGGCAGCTTCCACAGGAGCGAGCGCACGTATTCAACCGCTTGGCTGGCTCCGTGAAGGCGGTCCATACCCGCATCCTCCCACTCAACAGAGATGGGCCCCTCGTACCCGATTGCTCTGAGCGCACGGAAGGAATCTTCCCACGGCACGTCCCCGTGACCGGTTGAGACGAAGTCCCAGCCGCGCCGCGGGTCTCCCCATGGGAGGTGCGAGCCGAGCACGCCAGCGCGCCCGTTCTGCGGGCGAAGCCGGGTGTCTTTGCAATCAACGTGGTAGATGCGGTCTTGAAAGTCCCAAATAAAGCCAACCGGGTCGATGTTTTGCCACATCATGTGGCTTGGGTCCCAGTTAAAGCCAAAGGCGGGACGGTGCCCAACCGCGTCGAGGGCGCGTTGCGACGACCAGTAGTCGTAGGCAATTTCGCTCGGGTGGACTTCGTGGGCAAAGCGCACGCCCTCGGCGTCGAACGCGTCAAGGATGGGGTTCCACCTCGTCGCAAAATCTTCAAAGCCCGCCTCAATCACGTCTGCGCCGACCGGCGGGAACATCGCAACATACTGCCAAATCTTTGAGCCGGTGAAGCCAACAACCGTGTCAACGTCGAGCATGCGCGCGACCCGTGCGGTGAGCTTCATCTCTTCCGCGGCGCGCTGCCGTACCCCCTCGGCCTCGCCGTCGCCCCACACCTTGCTGCCAACGATCGCCTGGTGGCGAAAGTCGATCGGGTCGTCGCAGACCGCCTGCCCGGTGAGGTGGTTGGAAATTGCCCACACGTTCAGGCCGTAGCAGTCGAGGATGTCGAGTCTCCCCCGCAGGTAATCTGGCTCGTCAATCGCGCGCCAGACGTTCAGGTGCTCGCCCGAACAGGCAATTTCGAGGCCGTCGTAGCCCCACGAGCTTGCGAGCTTTGCGACCTCTTCAAGCGGGAGGTCTGCCCACTGCCCGGTAAACAGTGTGACGGGTTGGGTGGTGGTCATAGCGTTCCAATCGTGTGCTCCGCGGCGGGGTCGGTCAGGGCAACCGTTCTGCTGTGATCTTGCGCGCTCAACGCAATCGCGTCAAGTACTCGCTGCGTCGCGAGGCCGTCGTCAAAGCTCGGCGACGGGTTCCTGTCTCCCTCAACACACTGCAGAAATTGCCCCATCTGATTAATGAAGGAGCTCTCCCACCCGAGAATGTGGCCCGTTGGCCACCAGTTGCTGAGGAAGGGGTGCTCAGGTTCGGTCACAAGGATGCGTCGAAATCCTTGTTCCCGCTCTGGCAGGTCGGCATCGTAAAACCACAGCTCGTTGAGCGACTCAAGATCAAACCGAAGCGCGCCTCGTGAGCCGAAGACCTCGATGCTGAGACTGTTTTTTGCTCCTGTCGCGCAGCGCGAAACCTCGACGGAGGCAATTGCGCCGGAAACGAGCGTGCAGACTCCCCAGGCAGCATCATCCACGGTCACCTGCTCTCGACCGTTTGGGCCTGGCCGCTCGGTCACAAACGTTTTCAGCGTGCCAGAAACGCTACTCACTCGATCTCCCGTGAGAAAACGGATCTGATCAATGGCGTGCGAGGCGAGGTCGCCAAGCACGCCTGATCCCGCCGTCTCCTTTCGCAGACGCCAGGTCATTGGTGCGTCTTCGCGCACCAGCCAATCTTGGAGATAACTCACCCGAATCTGACGAATCTCGCCGAGTCTCCCGCCTTCGATCAGCGAACGGGCTTCCGCGAGCGCCGGGATACTGCGGTAGTTGAATCCGACCATCGACCTGACGCCTCGCGAGGCCGCTGATCGAGCAGCGGCCGCCATGAGTTCTGCCTCGGCGAGCGTATTTGCCAGGGGTTTTTCCACGAGCACGTGTTTGCCTGCGTCGAGGGCCCTGATGGCGTAGTCGGCGTGGAGGTGGCCCGGCGCACAAATATCAACGATCTGGATGTCGTCCCTCCGCAGCACCGCCTCAAAATCCGTCGAGACTTCTGCCCAGCCGAGTTTCTCTCTGGCTGCGGATGCGCGGCCAAGATCCCGACCGACCAGCACCTGTTTGCGGACGGGGGCAACATCAGCAAATCCGCTGACCGCTCCCCACGCGTGCGAGTGGGCTCGACCCATGAACGAGTGGCCAACCATGGCAACGCCATAGCCTGCGCCCTCAACCGCCCCGGTCATTTGACGGCCCCAGACGCGAGACCAGCGACCAGGTGCTTCTGCACGAGAATGAAGGCGATAAGTACGGGCAACGACAGGGTGACGGATGCCGCCATGAGCTGATTCCACAGCACGTCACTCTGGCTGGCATACGCACGAAGCCCAACCGCGAGCGTTTTGGTTGACTCGTTAGTCAGCACCGAGGCAAACAGCACCTCGCTCCAGGCCGTAATAAACGAGTACACGGCCACCGCAATTATGCCCGGCTTTGCAACGGGAAGCACCACGTGCCAGAGCGCGCCAAGCCGGGAGGTTCCGTCGATCATGGCCGCCTCTTCGAGGGCCGCCGGTATGGCAGCAAAATAACCAGAGAGCATCCAGATCGCGAAGGGAAGCGTGAAGGTGAGGTAGGTCACGATGAGTCCGCCGAGGGTGCCTTGAAGCTGCAGCCCTGTTGAGGTGCGGATCTGCGTAAACATGAGGAACAGCGGGAGGAGGAACAGTATTCCAGGGAACATCTGCGTCGAGAGCACGATCAGGGTAAACGGTTTTTTACCACGAAAGCTCAGCCTGGCAACCGCGTACGCCGCAAGCACCGCGATGATGACCGAGAGCACGGTCGCCGTCACCGTCACGATGATGCTGTTGGAGAAGTACCGCGCGAGCGGCACCGTTGTCCACATATCGATATATGGCTGGATGGTGAGCGTCTCAGGGATCCACCTGAACACGCCTGACACATCCTTGAGTGGCTTAAACGACGTGCTCAGGATGACGTAGAGCGGCACCGCGATAAAGATGCTGAGGGCGGTGAGGACTATTGCCCTCGCGATTCGGAAGTTACGCGTCTCAATCATTGTCTTCTCCCGAGTTCTTCAAGACGAGGCGGATGTAGACAAGCGAGGCCCCGAGGAGGGCGATGAGCAGCAGCACGCTCATCGCTCCGCCAAGACCGAAGTTCCACGACACAAAGGAGTTTTGGTAGATCAACGGAGACAGCAGCGTCGCTTCTTTTGGTGAGCTCTGCCCAAACAAGACGTAGGGAACGTTGAACTGGTTAAACGTCCACAGCGACGTCACCAGCAGCAAGATCGCGTTGGCGGGTTTGATCATGGGAAGCGTGATGCGACGGAACTGCTTCCACAGCGATGCGCCGTCGAGTGATGCCGCTTCGTAGACCTCACTCGGGATGGTCTGCAGCGCAGCCATAAGCATGAGGAACGCAAACGGCCAGAGCTGCCAAACGTTCACGATGATCATCGCGATGAACGAGTTGCTACCAAGCAGCCAGAACGGCCGATCATCGCCAAAGAGGTGCAGCGTATCAACGAGCACCTGATTCACGGCGCCGTCTCGCTGGTTGAACATAAACGCCCAAGCGATTGTGGTCACAAAACCGGGAAGGGCGTATGGCACGAGGAAGAAGGTGCGAAGGATTGCCCTCCCCCTGAACGCGGAGTTGAGGAAGACGGCTGCCGCCATTCCAAGCACCCACGACAGGCCAACAACGATAATCGTGTAGAGGAGCGTACGGCCAAGGGTCTCAAAGAACTGCTGCCCGATCGTGCCGCGAGGGTCGAGACCGTTGATGAAGTTCTGGAGCCCAACAAACGGCGCCGTTGTCCAGTTGGTGATGTTGAGCTGGGTGAGACCGAGGAAGGCGATCCAGACCCCAAGGAGCATGGGGATGATGTGGATGAACAGCTCCATAAACGCTGCGGGGGCGACAAGCGCATACCCGAGTTTCGAACGTTTTGGTTTGCGCGGTTCTTCGACCACGTATGGGGTTTGGTCGTCAGCTGTTATTGGGGGCGACGGGGGTGTTTTGGTTGGCGGGTCAGTTTCCGGTGGACCGGCGACCACAGTTGGTTGCGACACAATTCCTCCTCTGGTGAGAGGGGCGGCTCAGCCAGGCCAAGCCGCCCCTCAACAACCGTTGTTAGCCGATTGCCGCAGACATTTGGTCGTTGGCGTCGCTCAGGGCTTTTGTGATATCCGCTTCGGATACCGCCCCTGTTGTGGCCTTTGCAAAGAGGTCCTTCAGCGCGGTCCCAACGAGTGTTTCCATTTGGCCCTCGGAGGAGACGAGAGGCATTGGTGCCGAGTTGTTTTCGAGCGTCTGCTGCTTGAGCTTGACCTCTTCCGATTGGAAGGCCTCATCGCTGTAGGCATCCGTCACCACTGGGAGCGAGGTGAACGTCTTATTGAGGGCGATCTGCTCGTCGGTGCTCGTGAGGAAGCCAACGAAGTCGATTGCGGCGTCCTTGTTCTTCGCGTTCTTGAACACGGAGAGATTGATGCCAGCCACGTGGCTCACGATGGGCTCTCCCCCTGCGGCGAGCGGGTCAATCATTGGCACCATTGCCACGCCCCAGTCGGTAAAGTCACGAGCTTCGAAGTTCTTGATGGGGCTCTGATTGAAGATCATTGCGGCCTTTCCATCAATGAGGTTGGTCACAACCGGGGTTGAGTCGGTGAGCTCGGCGTCGGAGGGCGACATGATCTTGTGCTCTGCCATGAGGCTGACGTAGTCGTTCACACCCTGGACGATGCCGTCTGCCGCAAACTGTGGCTTGTCGTCATCGGTGAAGAGCGTGCTGCCGTGCTGCAGGCCCTTGGCGAATGCCTGGTGGGAGTTGTCGGAGAGCGAAGCGCCTGCCCCGCTGTAGCCCCACTGGTCGATGGTGCCGTCGCCGTCGGTGTCCTTCGTGAGCTTCTTGCCAACCTCGATGAATTCTTCCCAGGTTGCCGGAGGCTCAGTAATACCGGCCTCCTCAAACAGCTTGGTGTTGTAGTACATGTTGTAAGCGAGGCCGTAGAGCGGCACCGACGTGTGAGCTGCACCTTTCTTTCCACCGGTGTCCCACGACGATTGGATAAAGCGATCCTGTCCACCAACCGCCTCGAGGAGCTTGCCCTCAACCGGCTCAAACGCACCCGTCTCCTGCAAGGTGACGGCCCAGGTGTTTCCGATGTTGAGCACGTCGGGGCCGTCGCCGCTCGATACGGCGGTCAGGATGCGCATGTAGAGGTCTGACCACGGAATAACCTCGAGGTTGACCTTGGTTCCCGTTTCTTCCTCAAAACGCTTGAGCGTTGGCTCGAGGCGCTTCTTATCGTCTTCTAGGGAGGTGCCTTGGTTGGATGCCCAGTA from Lysinibacter cavernae harbors:
- a CDS encoding Gfo/Idh/MocA family protein, whose amino-acid sequence is MTGAVEGAGYGVAMVGHSFMGRAHSHAWGAVSGFADVAPVRKQVLVGRDLGRASAAREKLGWAEVSTDFEAVLRRDDIQIVDICAPGHLHADYAIRALDAGKHVLVEKPLANTLAEAELMAAAARSAASRGVRSMVGFNYRSIPALAEARSLIEGGRLGEIRQIRVSYLQDWLVREDAPMTWRLRKETAGSGVLGDLASHAIDQIRFLTGDRVSSVSGTLKTFVTERPGPNGREQVTVDDAAWGVCTLVSGAIASVEVSRCATGAKNSLSIEVFGSRGALRFDLESLNELWFYDADLPEREQGFRRILVTEPEHPFLSNWWPTGHILGWESSFINQMGQFLQCVEGDRNPSPSFDDGLATQRVLDAIALSAQDHSRTVALTDPAAEHTIGTL
- a CDS encoding carbohydrate ABC transporter permease; amino-acid sequence: MIETRNFRIARAIVLTALSIFIAVPLYVILSTSFKPLKDVSGVFRWIPETLTIQPYIDMWTTVPLARYFSNSIIVTVTATVLSVIIAVLAAYAVARLSFRGKKPFTLIVLSTQMFPGILFLLPLFLMFTQIRTSTGLQLQGTLGGLIVTYLTFTLPFAIWMLSGYFAAIPAALEEAAMIDGTSRLGALWHVVLPVAKPGIIAVAVYSFITAWSEVLFASVLTNESTKTLAVGLRAYASQSDVLWNQLMAASVTLSLPVLIAFILVQKHLVAGLASGAVK
- a CDS encoding sugar phosphate isomerase/epimerase family protein: MTTTQPVTLFTGQWADLPLEEVAKLASSWGYDGLEIACSGEHLNVWRAIDEPDYLRGRLDILDCYGLNVWAISNHLTGQAVCDDPIDFRHQAIVGSKVWGDGEAEGVRQRAAEEMKLTARVARMLDVDTVVGFTGSKIWQYVAMFPPVGADVIEAGFEDFATRWNPILDAFDAEGVRFAHEVHPSEIAYDYWSSQRALDAVGHRPAFGFNWDPSHMMWQNIDPVGFIWDFQDRIYHVDCKDTRLRPQNGRAGVLGSHLPWGDPRRGWDFVSTGHGDVPWEDSFRALRAIGYEGPISVEWEDAGMDRLHGASQAVEYVRSLLWKLPEGSFDAAFSHQD
- a CDS encoding sugar ABC transporter permease — translated: MSQPTVVAGPPETDPPTKTPPSPPITADDQTPYVVEEPRKPKRSKLGYALVAPAAFMELFIHIIPMLLGVWIAFLGLTQLNITNWTTAPFVGLQNFINGLDPRGTIGQQFFETLGRTLLYTIIVVGLSWVLGMAAAVFLNSAFRGRAILRTFFLVPYALPGFVTTIAWAFMFNQRDGAVNQVLVDTLHLFGDDRPFWLLGSNSFIAMIIVNVWQLWPFAFLMLMAALQTIPSEVYEAASLDGASLWKQFRRITLPMIKPANAILLLVTSLWTFNQFNVPYVLFGQSSPKEATLLSPLIYQNSFVSWNFGLGGAMSVLLLIALLGASLVYIRLVLKNSGEDND
- a CDS encoding MFS transporter is translated as MSSLSTPATSASQHSGPARKLALYTLFLASFMELLDATIVNVALPEIELSLDAQGAELQWMVASYTLAFAIALITGARMGDLYGRKKLFIGGLIGFTVFSALCGLAVNPEMLIVSRGLQGFAAAAMIPQVLASIQVMYKPSERAGAVAGFSALAGIAAVSGPIVGALLTEADLFGWGWRSIFFVNIPVGLIAIVAAFKLIPESRAPERHRLDVIGVIMLGVALIAVLYPLTMGREEDWPTWTFVSIALGLALFVAFLIIQSRKERRGGSPLINLSLFRTRSFAMGLAMLALFFIPMSGFFLIQTLYLQLGLGFTILDAGLAMIPFSLTVPIFAALSATVFVKLIGRAVLQIAPVILSAGFLLLVWAGNTHGTATTWLELLPGLVVAGAGFGMVVSAIGLFVLSEVPLRFAGNASGLFNTVNQLAAAIGVAVIGTIFFGYFDSSMAESAASIRSQADAVEASSAAFRDAFEPTMIIMAITMLGASVAATFLPRRPSVADLDESLPVDELAPTDA